Proteins from one Rosa chinensis cultivar Old Blush chromosome 7, RchiOBHm-V2, whole genome shotgun sequence genomic window:
- the LOC112176632 gene encoding putative disease resistance protein RGA4, which produces MAEALINLLLEQLVTVAFDHTKEAVTLVSNAKTEVKKFSSNLQAIQAVLEDAEKQQVEKASVKIWLDQLNDVSYEMVDVLDEWNTEILKQKAKGVPTEKKKTFKKFLNKNECFTMEAKEANTRMMVISEEVRHLSLMYAPYSSPLLDFIPLVNCKKLRTLATFDSSMSSIDIKAISQLKCLRTLNLSDNGIQELPEEIGELIHLRYLDLSENDGLEKLAHSLGNLYNLQTLRLTGCWGIRALPENMGNLINLRHLHTKRCDSLEYLPSGIGRLTSLQTLNTCPVNHDSGPSEGLKLGDLGSLDQLQGSLFIKIQGNLKDATSEAQKARLWNKKLCILVLQFPTLDKQSHVQVLEALRPHQDLQTLLIGYYGGTTAPSWMISLQNLRSLSLHAWDGCEFLPPLGKLPFLEKLLVFGMEKVKTVGDEFLGITDTQTSSSSSSVLFPKLKKLRFEEMGEWEQWEGVGGRTESSGAEISIMPCLVSFKIRDCPKLMNLPLFLQNTPVRKIRISGYRRSIITPVWPENCDVNIYRALEDPETPNSTESRVETEILIDSQGYEEMWQELPSNFLISNATSSLALECMWTQQSAGSHL; this is translated from the exons atggcCGAGGCACTCATCAACCTGCTTCTGGAACAGTTGGTTACAGTTGCTTTTGACCACACAAAAGAAGCTGTGACACTGGTCTCGAATGCTAAGACAGAGGTCAAAAAATTCAGCAGCAATCTCCAAGCAATTCAAGCTGTGCTGGAGGATGCTGAGAAGCAGCAAGTGGAGAAGGCCAGCGTGAAGATCTGGTTGGATCAGCTGAATGATGTCTCTTACGAGATGGTCGACGTGCTAGATGAGTGGAACACTGAAATTCTGAAACAAAAGGCAAAGGGAGTTCCTactgagaaaaagaaaaccttcAAGAAG TTCCTCAATAAGAATGAATGCTTTACAATGGAGGCTAAAGAAGCAAACACAAGAATGATGGTAATAAGTGAGGAGGTCCGTCATTTGAGCTTAATGTATGCACCCTATAGTTCTCCACTTCTGGATTTTATTCCCCTAGTGAATTGCAAAAAGTTGCGTACTCTAGCAACTTTTGATTCGAGTATGAGTAGCATAGATataaaagcaatttcacaactgAAATGTCTGAGGACATTAAATCTGAGCGACAACGGCATTCAAGAACTTCCAGAAGAGATTGGTGAATTGATACACTTGAGGTATCTTGACTTGTCTGAAAATGATGGCTTGGAGAAACTAGCACACAGTTTGGGCAATTTATACAATTTGCAAACCTTGCGTCTTACTGGATGCTGGGGGATTAGAGCGCTGCCTGAAAACATGGGGAACTTGATTAATCTAAGACATCTTCATACCAAGCGTTGTGATTCGCTGGAGTATCTGCCGAGCGGTATCGGGAGATTAACAAGTCTGCAAACGCTAAACACGTGTCCTGTTAATCATGATAGTGGCCCCAGTGAAGGCTTGAAATTAGGAGATCTGGGAAGCTTGGACCAGCTTCAGGGCAGTCTCTTCATCAAGATCCAGGGGAATTTGAAGGATGCTACGAGTGAGGCGCAGAAGGCTCGATTGTGGAATAAAAAGCTTTGTATTTTGGTGCTACAGTTTCCAACTTTGGACAAGCAGAGCCATGTACAAGTCCTGGAGGCGTTACGGCCGCATCAAGATCTGCAAACTTTACTGATTGGTTATTATGGTGGCACCACCGCGCCCAGTTGGATGATATCCTTACAGAATTTGAGATCCCTTTCTCTTCATGCTTGGGATGGATGTGAATTTTTGCCTCCTCTTGGGAAATTGCCCTTCCTTGAAAAACTATTAGTATTCGGAATGGAGAAAGTGAAGACGGTTGGAGATGAATTCTTGGGAATAACGGACACTCAaacatcctcatcctcatcctctgTTTTATTcccaaaattgaaaaaactcCGTTTCGAGGAAATGGGTGAGTGGGAACAGTGGGAAGGAGTTGGAGGGCGGACAGAAAGCAGTGGTGCGGAAATTTCAATTATGCCATGCCTTGTTTCCTTCAAAATTAGGGACTGCCCTAAACTGATGAACCTGCCACTCTTCCTACAAAACACGCCGGTCAGAAAAATTCGCATCAGTGGCTATCGTCGGAGTATTATAACACCTGTCTGGCCCGAGAACTGTGACGTCAACATTTATAGAGCGCTCGAGGATCCAGAGACACCAAATAGTACTGAGAG CAGAGTTGAAACAGAAATACTGATAGACTCACAGGGATATGAGGAGATGTGGCAAGAGTTACCCtcaaattttctaatttcaAATGCAACCTCTTCATTAGCATTAGAATGCATGTGGACGCAGCAG AGTGCAGGCAGTCATTTATAG